Proteins from one Caulobacter sp. 73W genomic window:
- a CDS encoding FAD:protein FMN transferase — MNRVLVPQIAVAPLRPAGSLLSLGGETMGTTWSVKLVDGGVASRAEIDALITERLDQVIAEMSTWDHGSLVSRFNVAESCSWHAMPTAFARVLACALDVAEASAGAFDPTVGGAVDLWGFGPKVVAEALPSPAECQEAVASIGWRRVVIDALGRLQQPGGLRLDFSGIAKGFAVDHIADGLKDLGVPSALIEIGGEIFGYGVKPDAQPWWIELENATEVEGGRFVVAACNLAAATSGDWRRRFRHAGAWYGHTLDPRTGRPVIDPAASVTVLHDSCMRADAEATAITVLGVEAGLDYAERRGLAAVIVARSASGYDEHMTSAFAAMLDDE; from the coding sequence ATGAACCGTGTCCTTGTTCCTCAGATCGCCGTCGCGCCTTTGCGGCCGGCGGGTTCGCTGCTCAGTCTGGGCGGCGAGACGATGGGCACGACCTGGTCCGTGAAGCTGGTCGATGGCGGCGTCGCCTCCCGCGCGGAGATCGACGCCCTGATCACCGAACGGCTGGATCAGGTGATCGCCGAAATGAGCACCTGGGATCACGGATCCCTGGTCAGCCGCTTCAACGTCGCCGAGAGCTGCTCCTGGCACGCCATGCCGACGGCCTTCGCCAGGGTTCTGGCCTGCGCGCTGGACGTGGCCGAGGCCAGCGCAGGCGCCTTCGACCCCACCGTGGGCGGCGCCGTGGACCTGTGGGGCTTTGGTCCCAAGGTGGTGGCCGAGGCCCTGCCCTCCCCCGCTGAATGCCAGGAAGCCGTCGCCTCGATCGGCTGGCGGCGCGTTGTCATCGACGCTCTAGGCCGGCTGCAGCAGCCCGGCGGCCTGCGGCTGGACTTCTCCGGCATCGCCAAGGGCTTCGCGGTGGATCACATCGCCGACGGCCTCAAGGACCTCGGCGTTCCCTCCGCCCTGATCGAGATCGGCGGCGAGATCTTTGGCTATGGCGTCAAGCCGGACGCCCAACCTTGGTGGATCGAGCTGGAGAACGCCACCGAGGTCGAGGGCGGCCGGTTCGTGGTCGCGGCTTGCAATCTGGCCGCCGCGACATCGGGCGACTGGCGGCGGCGCTTCCGTCACGCCGGCGCCTGGTACGGCCACACGCTCGACCCGCGCACCGGCCGCCCGGTCATCGACCCCGCCGCCTCCGTCACGGTCCTGCACGACAGCTGCATGCGGGCCGACGCCGAAGCCACCGCCATAACCGTCCTCGGCGTCGAGGCCGGCCTCGACTACGCCGAACGCCGAGGTCTGGCGGCCGTGATCGTGGCCCGCTCGGCGTCCGGCTACGATGAACACATGACATCCGCCTTCGCGGCCATGCTCGACGATGAGTGA